The sequence below is a genomic window from Nostoc flagelliforme CCNUN1.
CCTGGGTTGCTCAAGCCAGCTTCAAACCCTTGGGATTCTCCATTGCAGTAGCCAAAGATCGGGCAATAGAATCACTCATGCAAGTAGGCGATCGCTTTGTTCTCAACGTCTTAGAAGAAGGCAATTTCCAACCACTAATGAAGCACTTTTTGAAACGGTTCGCCCCTGGTGCCGATCGCTTTGAAGGAGTGAGAACCCAGCCAGCCGAAAATGGTGCGCCTATCCTCAACGATGCCCTCGCCTACATGGAGTGCGAAGTTGTCAGTAGAATGGATTGTGGCGACCATTGGGCGGTATACAGCACCGTCTACGCCGGACGAGTTTCTAAGCCAGATGCCTTAACTGCTGTGCATCACCGCAAAGTTGGTAATCATTACTAAAAAGTTAGGAGTTATGAGTTAGAAGTTAGAAGTTAAAATTAGGAGTTGTAGGGACGAGTTTAACAAAAAATATCGTCTCACAACGGAAGTTAAAAGATTTAGATTAACGACTTTCTTCAACTCATAACTCCTAACTCCTAACTCCTAATTATTGTTTCAGCCATGTCAAAAAATAAACCCCGTGATGTTCAAGTTTATCCAATAGCTACAGATACAAGAATACTGCGATCGCGCAGTTGGTCAAGGCTCAGGTTTGAAATTGAATACGCTCTTGCCAAGGGTACAACAGCCAATTCTTATTTAATCGAAAGCGAAAAAACTGCCATTATTGACCCTCCAGGGGAAACGTTTACGGAAATTTATTTAAAAGCGTTGCAGCAGCGTTTCCATCTCGAAGACTTAGATTATGTAATTTTGGGACACGTCAACCCCAACCGCGCTGCAAGTTTAAAAGCTTTGTTGAAAATTGCCCCGCAAATTACTTTTGTTTGTTCTAATCCAGGGGCGATAAATTTACGTAGTGCGCTGGAAAATCCAGATTTGCAAATTCTTGTGATGCGGGGCGAAGAAACCCTAGATTTAGGCAACGGGCATAATTTACAATTTATTCCCACACCCAATCCCCGCTATGCAGATCAACTTTGCACCTACGATCCACAAACAGAAATTCTGTACTCAGATAAGTTATTTGGGGCGCATGTTTGCGGAGATCAGGTATTCGATGAAGGCTGGGAAGTATATAACGAAGATCGGCGCTATTATTTTGATTGCCTCATGGCTCCCCACGCCCGTCAAGTTGAAACAGCGCTGGAGAAACTAGCTGATTTCCCCGTGAGAATGTATGCCACTGGACACGGGCCTTTGGTACGCTATGGCTTAATTGACCTGACCAAAGCTTATCGAGAATGGAGTCAACAACAAACATCTGCTGACTTGACAGTAGCGTTGATTTATGCATCAGCTTATGGGAATACAGCAACATTAGCTCAAGCGATCGCTCGTGGGGTTACAAAAGCTGGTGTCGCTGTAGAATCGATTAACTGCGAATTTACTGAACCAGAAGAAATCCGGGCGGCTGTGGAAAAAGCCGGTGGTTTTATCATGGGTTCTCCTACCCTTGGCGGTCATGCACCTACACCCGTGCAAACAGCTTTAGGAATTGTACTATCCACCGCTACTAACAATAAACTCGCTGGTGTTTTTGGTTCCTTTGGCTGGAGTGGGGAAGCGGTTGATTTAATTGAAGGTAAATTGAAAGATGCTGGCTATCGGTTTGGTTTTGACACCATCCGCGTAAAATTCAAACCCGACGATGCCACCTTACAATTGTGTGAAGAAGCTGGAACCGACTTTGCCCAAGCTTTAAAGAAAGCTAGAAAAGTGCGATCGCCAAGTCTTCCTGCAACAACTGTAGAACAAGCAGTTGGTCGGATTGTCGGTTCTCTTTGTGTTCTCACAGCAAAAGAAGGCGATCGCTCTAGTGCCATGTTAGCTTCTTGGGTATCTCAAGCTAGCTTTAGTCCGCCTGGTTTAACCATAGCTGTAGCTAAAGACCGCGCAGTAGAAACACTGACGCATACAGGAAATAAATTTGTTCTGAACATTCTTAAAGAAGGCAATCATTTGGGATTGATGAAGCACTTCCTCAAACCATTCGGCCCAGGACAAGACCGATTTGCTGATGTCGCCGCCGAAGAAGCTGAAAATGGTTCTCCCATACTTACAAATGCCCTAGCATATCTTGAATGTTCCGTAAAAAACCGGATGGAATCTGGCGACCACTGGCTGGTTTATGCCACTGTCGAGAATGGCAAATTGTTAGATACTGATGGGGTGACAGCTGTGCATCATCGCAAGTCGGCAACTCATTATTAATCAATTCTCCAAGCCAAAACTTATTATCGAAGGCATAATCAACTCCAGCAAGTAGATGAAAGCAGACTATTTAGAGGAGTCGCTTCTTCGTCAGTTGGAGGAGCGTTTGCTTGAACCAGATGTACGAAAGTTAGTTAAAAACCATATCTTTCGTAAGGGCACAGCATTGCTGTGCCCCCATAGCATGGTCTATTTATGATCGCAGGATCATTAAGAAAAGCCTGAAAACTTCCTATTTTAGGTAATTTACATCACGATGCATCTGACTTTTCCCGTTATCTCCTTGATTGAGCGATCGCTTACTATACCCCTAGCTCAAAGCCCTATTATCTCGTGATTTATTGTCACTAATATTAAGTTATTGAGAATATACTATAGTCTCAAACTCCTGCTGCTTCGTTGTTTCATGACTTAACGGGAAAAGTCAGCACGATGCATCTGTACAGTGCGTAAGTCCTAGCAACTATCTGAAATTATTCACAGTTCAAGTTATGCATAAAAAAGGCTCAGGCAGTAATGCTTGAGCCTTTTCTAGATTCAACTAAATGACTTTCGTCTATTTAGCTTAGTAGCGATTACGGTTGTAGCCGCCGCCGCCACCACCACTACGGTTTCCACCGAAGGAACCACCTCGGTCTTCTTTAGGCTTGGCCTTATTCACTTTAAGGTCACGACCCAGCCATTCAGCACCATCAAGAGCTTCAATGGCTTTTGTTTCTTCATCTTCTGAACTCATTTCCACGAAAGCAAAGCCGCGTAAACGACCTGTTTCACGGTCAGTAGGCAGCTGAACACGTTTTACAGAACCATATTCTGCAAATACAGCACTCAGCGCATCTTGTGTAACTTCATAGGAGAGGTTACCAACGTAAATTGACATTAAATGTCTCCAAAATCATAAGTTTGTAGAGATTTAGATTTCGGAGAGAAGTCTGTAATACCAAAAGGGAAAAGCCTGTCAATACTAAAAACAAACACTGTCGCCGAATTAATTCTCATTTCACTTCCCATGATTACATAGCAACTAACTTTCTGGGGGAAATTTTTCAAACTGTTATAAAAAGTTATATAGCAGTCCGCTTTGATTTTTGAAAGTATTTGCGTAGACAGGGAGTGGGGAGTAAGGACTTGTACTGAGCGTATCGCTAAAGCGAAAGCTCCGCTAACGCGTAGCGTCTCCAAGAGTTGCCGAAGTAGTGGGGAGTAGGGAAGAAGCTAATCTATTCTATTTTCTAAATATTGCCCAATCATCAACTGCTCACCAGCACGAGAGATGATCGTCTGTCTGGTGCGGTATTTGCTGCCAATTAGCTTTAACTCTTCCTCAAAGACTGAACCGTTGTATTCAGTTCGTAAACACAGTGTTTTTGGGTTGGAGAAATAATACTGGGCGGTGACTGGTTTGGATATGGCAAAACCGCGATCGCGGTACAAAATGTTTCCCATCACCCCAAATATTGTTGAACCTTGCGATTCTTTCTTTGTCTTTAGCACATCTGTACTTTCCCATACAACTGCTGCACCACAGATTAAACTACCTGCATCAGACAAATCGTGCATCTGAGCTAGCTTTTGCAATTCATCACAGCCCTGCTCTAAAAAATTGATCGTAACTATACTCTCGATCTCCTTAGTTTCTCCCGTCGGTAGGGTGTAGTAGCGTCGTTGCGATCGCCACTTACCTGCTGATTCCTGGAAAAATTCGGAAATCTGGGATTCATCAGTG
It includes:
- a CDS encoding RNA recognition motif domain-containing protein gives rise to the protein MSIYVGNLSYEVTQDALSAVFAEYGSVKRVQLPTDRETGRLRGFAFVEMSSEDEETKAIEALDGAEWLGRDLKVNKAKPKEDRGGSFGGNRSGGGGGGYNRNRY
- a CDS encoding diflavin flavoprotein; protein product: MSKNKPRDVQVYPIATDTRILRSRSWSRLRFEIEYALAKGTTANSYLIESEKTAIIDPPGETFTEIYLKALQQRFHLEDLDYVILGHVNPNRAASLKALLKIAPQITFVCSNPGAINLRSALENPDLQILVMRGEETLDLGNGHNLQFIPTPNPRYADQLCTYDPQTEILYSDKLFGAHVCGDQVFDEGWEVYNEDRRYYFDCLMAPHARQVETALEKLADFPVRMYATGHGPLVRYGLIDLTKAYREWSQQQTSADLTVALIYASAYGNTATLAQAIARGVTKAGVAVESINCEFTEPEEIRAAVEKAGGFIMGSPTLGGHAPTPVQTALGIVLSTATNNKLAGVFGSFGWSGEAVDLIEGKLKDAGYRFGFDTIRVKFKPDDATLQLCEEAGTDFAQALKKARKVRSPSLPATTVEQAVGRIVGSLCVLTAKEGDRSSAMLASWVSQASFSPPGLTIAVAKDRAVETLTHTGNKFVLNILKEGNHLGLMKHFLKPFGPGQDRFADVAAEEAENGSPILTNALAYLECSVKNRMESGDHWLVYATVENGKLLDTDGVTAVHHRKSATHY
- a CDS encoding phycobiliprotein lyase codes for the protein MTSLLRIVQTTDESQISEFFQESAGKWRSQRRYYTLPTGETKEIESIVTINFLEQGCDELQKLAQMHDLSDAGSLICGAAVVWESTDVLKTKKESQGSTIFGVMGNILYRDRGFAISKPVTAQYYFSNPKTLCLRTEYNGSVFEEELKLIGSKYRTRQTIISRAGEQLMIGQYLENRID